The segment CGACGATATCGCGCAAGGCAGGATCACACTCGGTGTTGGTTCGGGTGGAACCGGTTTCGACGCTCATGTGCTCGGCCAGCCCGATCTGTCCCCACGAGAGCGCCACGAGCGATTCACCGAGTTCGTCGAAGGGCTCGACGTCCTGCTGCGCCACGAAGGCGTGGGCGGCCCGATCAGCTTCGAGGGCCAGTGGTTCACCGCTCGCGAGGCCCGAATGGTCGGCGAACCGGTGCAGCGGCCAAGACTCCCGTTTCTGATTGCGGCCAACGGGCCGAAGGGCCTCCGTCTTGTCGCCCGGCACGGCCAGGGCTGGGTCACCACCGGCAGATCGGCCGAGTCACTCGAGGGCTGGTGGGATGGCGTCGCGGAGCTTCGGCGGCGGCTTGACGACACCCTGGACGCCGCAGGACGCGACCCCGGCACGATCAGACGCTGCCTGAGCCTCGACGCGGCCCCGCGATACTCGCTGGACAGCATCGAAGCATTCCGTGACGCCTACGGCAGGGCGGATGAGCTCGGTTTCAGCGATATCGTCAGTCACTGGCCGCGAGCGGAGGGGATCTACGCGGGTGACGAGCGGATCCTCGACGACATTGCCGCCGATCTGGCCGATAGGCACAGGCAGAAAAGTGAATTGGAATAATCTGCGATCCAGCGGGGTTGAGTCTTTTGTGCTGAACGTGCATCTCGAACTTTTCCCTGCGGACCCGTTGCTGGTCCGCCGGTTGCACGTCGACCTCGCACGCGTCGCCAGCGCGAATTAGCGCCCGCTTCGCCCCGCCCCGCGCGCACCTGTACCGCGGCGGCCTCACATCATCCCACTCTCTCCTAGTTTTCTCCTGCCTGCAGAAAGGCTCACTCTCGTGACCTCCGCATTGAAACGCGTCACCTTCGGGTGGCAAATCCTGATCGCCCTCGTTCTAGGCATCGGACTGGGCTTGGTGGCCCAGCAACTTCCGGTGCCGGAGGGCGCGGAAAGCAACTGGCTGGGCGCAACGCTGGCCACCATCGGCGAACTGTTCGTCCAGCTGCTCCGGGTCATCGTCATCCCGCTGGTCGTTACCGCGATCATTGCCAGCATCACCAATCTGAAGAACGTCACCAACGCAGCACGGCTCGCCGGCAAGACGCTGTTGTGGTTCTGCATAACCGCCCTGATCGCGGTGGCGATCGGAATGACAATCGGCCTGGTCACCCAGCCGGGCGCCAATACGACGATCAGTCAGGACGCCGCCCAGAATCCGGAGAGCACTGGCAGCTGGTCGGACTTCCTCACCGGTCTGTTCCCGGTCAATATCCTCGGACTCTCCGCCGACACCAGCCTGGAAGCCCCGGCCGCAGGAGGGGCGCCTGTCGCCAGCACCGAGCTGAGCTTCAACGTGCTTCAGCTCGTCGTCCTTGCCCTGGTGATCGGGATCGCCGCGCTGAAGGTCGGCAAGCCCGCCGAGCCGTTCCTCGCCTTCAACCGCTCGCTCCTTGCCATAGTCTCCAAGGTGCTGTGGTGGGTCATCCGGCTCGCGCCGATCGGAACCGTAGGCCTGCTGGGCAACGCGGTGGCGAATTACGGCTGGGAAGCCCTGTCGCCGCTGGCCGTCTTCGCCGTCGATGTCTATATCGGCTGCGCCATCGTTATGTTCGTGGTGTACCCGCTGCTGGCCAAGGCCCACGGTCTCTCGGCGCGCAAATGGTTCAGTGGCGCCTGGCCGGCCATCCAGCTCGGCTTCGTATCCCGTAGCTCGGTGGGCACTCTGCCAATGACCCAGCGCGTGACCGAACGCAACCTCGGTGTCCCGCAGGGATACGCCTCCTTCGCCGTGCCGTTCGGCGCGACCACGAAAATGGACGGCTGCGCAGCGATCTACCCCGCCTTGGCAGCCATCTTCGTCGCTCAGTTCTTCGGGATTCAATTGCAGATCAGCGACTATCTGCTGATCGCTTTCGTCTCCGTGATCGGTTCGGCGGCGACCGCAGGACTGACCGGAGCAATCGTTATGCTGACCCTGACACTGTCGACGCTCGGTCTGCCGCTGGCCGGCGTCGGCCTGCTGCTCGCGGTTGATCCGATCCTGGACATGATGCGCACGGCGACAAATGTGGCCGGGCAGACCCTGATCCCGACCCTCGTGGCCAAGCAGGAGAAGATTCTCGACGTCGACCGCTACAACGCTGTGCGCAGTGATAACGGCTTCGTTCCCGAGGCGGGCGAGACGATCGCTGCCGAGCAGGACGGCGCGCGGGATCTGGAGCCCAGCCGCTAAAGCTGGACGACGTCGTCGTCCTCGTCGTCATTCACGACCTGGTTCTTGGCCACGACGGTCAGGCCGCTGTCTGTCACCGTGAAGCCGCGCGCCCGATCGAGCTGATGGTCGATTCCGACAGTCTCGCCCGGCGGGACGACGACGTTCTTGTCCAGGATGGCGCGATGCACGCGGGCGCCTTCGCCAATGCTGACGTTATCCATCAGCACCGAAGACGTCACCGAGGCCATCGACTCGACGCTCACCGCGGGCGCTAAAACCGAATGGTCGACGTGCCCGCCGGAGATCACCACGCCCTGGGCGACGATGGAGTCCGTCGCACGTCCCGGCCGCTGCTGGTCATCGTGCACAAACTTAGCCGGCGGTAGCGCGTCCTGCCGGGTGTAGATCGGCCACTCCAGGTTGTAGAGGTTGAAGGCCGGCACCGGCGAGATCAGGTCCATATGCGAGTCGTAGAACGAGTCGATCGTCCCGACATCACGCCAGTATTGCCCGTCACGGCCACTGCTGCCGGGCACCACGTTGTTGCTGAAGTCATAGACGTTGGCCCGGCCTTGCCGGACGAACTCCGGAATGATGTCGCCGCCCATATCGTGGGCACTGTTCTCATTCTCGGCGTCGGCGCGGACCGCGTCCACGAGAGCCTTGGCGCTGAAAACATAGTTGCCCATCGAGGCAAGGAACTCACCGGGCGAGTCGCTGAGTCCCTCGGTGTGCTCGGGCTTCTCCCTGAAGGCGGCGATCCGTCGTGGATCGTCGACTTCGGTTTCGATCACACCGAACTGGTCGGAGAGGTCAAGCGGCTGGCGGACCGCGGCAACTGTGGCGTCCATCCCGGACGCCACGTGCTCGTCGATCATCTGCTGGAAGTCCATCCGATAGACGTGATCGGCACCGGCGACGATGACAACATCGGGCTTGGCGTCATAGATCAGGTTGAGGCTCTGGTAGATCGCGTCTGCGCTGCCCAGGAACCAGCTCTTGCCGACCCGCTGCTGCGCAGGAACAGAGGCGATATAGCTTCCCGATTGAATCGAGAACCGCCAGGTTTCCGAGATATGCCGGTCCAGGCTGTGCGACTTGTACTGAGTGAGCACGACAATTTTCCGCAGTTCGGAATTCACCAGGTTCGACAGCACGAAGTCAATCAGTCGATAGCCACCGGCGAACGGAACTCCGGGCTTGGCGCGGTCAAGGGTCAACGGCAAAAGACGCTTACCTTCTCCGCCCGCCAGCACTATCGAGAGCACCTTGGTCTTGGCCATATCCGTCCTCTTCCGTCGCGAGCGCAATTCAGTTCGTAGCTTGATGAGCCTAACAAGTCCTGCGGTGATCTAGATTAGGACTCGTGCGAGTAGACATAATAAGCAAAGAATTTCCGCCAGAGGTTTACGGTGGCGCCGGCGTGCACGTGGCAGAGCTGAGCGCCGTGCTCGCCGCACGCCTGGACGTAAGGGTCCGCTGCTTCGGCGCCGAGCGTGCCGCCAGCAACGTCACTGCCTATCCGGACCTTCCGCAGCTGGAGAACGCGAACCCCGCGGTGAGAACGCTCGGTGTGGACCTGAGCATGGTTGGCGACGTGGCCGGTGCGGATGTCGTGCACTCACACACCTGGTATGCCAATATGGCCGGGCATCTGGCCGGGCTGCTGCACGACATACCCCATGTCGTGAGCGCACACAGCCTTGAGCCGCTGCGTCCCTGGAAGGCAGAGCAGCTCGGCGGGGGATACGCGGTGTCATCTTGGGCGGAACGCAGCGCGTACGAGGGCGCGGCGGCCGTGATCGCCGTCTCGAACGGGATGCGCGCGGACATCCTGCGGGCCTACCCGCGGCTGGATCCGGAGAAGGTGCACGTGGTGTACAACGGCATCGACACCGACGCCTGGCGACGAGACGAGGGCACCGAGCTGATTCGGCCGCTCGGCATCGACCCGGCCCGGCCCAGCGTTGTGTTCGTTGGCCGGATCACCCGGCAAAAGGGTCTGCCTTATCTGTTGCGCGCGGCCGCCCGGCTGCCAGCCGAGGTTCAGCTGGTGTTGTGCGCGGGCGCCCCAGACACCCCGGAGATCGCAGCCGAGGTCAGCGGACTGGTCGGTGAGTTGCAGCGTAAACGCGAGGGCGTTGTCTGGATCGATCGGGTGCTGCCGCGTGCCGAACTCTGCCAGGTGCTCAGCCACGCGACCGTGTTCGTCTGTCCATCGATCTATGAACCGCTGGGCATCGTGAATCTTGAGGCGATGGCGTGCGGCGCTGCAGTGGTCGGCACGAATACCGGCGGCATTCCGGAGGTGGTGCAGGACGGCGTCACCGGCCGGATCGTGCCGATCGATCAGCTGACCGACGGCACGGGTACCCCGACTAACCCGGATCAATACGTCGCCGACCTTGCGGCCGCCCTGATCGAGATGGTGGCCGATCCCGAGCGGGCCCGGAAAATGGGCCTCACCGGACTGGAGCGGGCCAGGCAGCAGTTTTCCTGGCACAGCATCGCCGAGGACACCATCAAAGTCTACGAGGCCGCGCTGCGCGGCTGAGCCGCCCGGCTTGTCGTGCCGATAGCCTCCGCCTTCCGCTGGGGGATGACCCCGGAGAAGTTGGGGGTCGTACCTCATGGTGCCAGCCCGTGGCGCACACATAGCGTGAAAGCATGAATCTCGACGCGGTAATTGAGACGCTCGCATCCGGACCCTGGGCACTACCGGTGATGTTCATCTGCACGGTGATCGATGGCTTCTTCCCGCCGGTGCCCAGCGAGTCGCTCGTGATCGGCATGTCGACAGTTGCCCTTGGCGTCGACCCGTGGCGATTGATTCCGATCGCGCTGCTGGGGTGGGCAGCCGCGGTTGCGGGGGATAACCTCGCGTACTTGATTGGCCGGCGGTGCAAGTTCCATCGGCTCCGGCTCTTCGCCGGCCCCCGTGCGCAGCGCGCCGTTGCCACGGCGGAGAAAGCCCTGCTGCGTCGCGGCACCTCGGTCATCCTGACGGCTCGCTTCATCCCGATCGGCCGTGTCGCGGTGAACATGGCTGCCGGCTCACTGGGCTACCAGCGGCGCCGATTCTTCATTGCGACCGTGATCTCAGGTGGCCTGTGGACGGCGCAGGCGCTGTTCTTCGCGCTGGTCGGCCATGTCTGGTTCGGAGCTCACAGCACCGTCGCGGCGGTCGTGGTCGGCATCGTTCTGGCGGTTACGGTTGGTCTGATCATCGATGCCGTGGCGCAGCGCAGGTCGGCAATCGACCGCCGGGCGGCTGCCGTGGAACAATCCAAGAGTGCCGAACGCCACGATTTCACGCCTACGCAGTGAGTCGCGCACGGTCCGGGCCCGGATGCTCGCGGCAATGCTCGCGTTCATGACGGCCGGTCTGATCATCGCGGGCAGCGTGTCGTACTCGCTCCAGCTCGCTGCGCTGAACGAGCGGGTGAATTCAGACCTGCTGCAGGAAATCGACGAACTACGCCGGGTGTCCGAGCGGGGTGTCGTCACCAATGCCGGTGTGTCGCCGCACATCACGGTCGACAGCCTGCTGAAGACGGCGATGCAGAGTGGTATCCCGGCCGGCTACGAATCGTTCGTGGCGATCATCGATGGCAAGGTGCGGTACCTTCCCGCCGGACAGCACGATATCGACCTTGGCGATGGCCGGATCGTCCGCGCGGTGCTGGACCAGGCCTCACCCGACCGGATCGTGACGACGGATACCCGGGCCGCCGGCGAGACCGTTCGGCTTGCCATTGTCCCCGCCACCGTCGAAGGCGATCAGGCTCAGGGCTACTACGTGATCGGCAACGCGATCGGTGCCCAGCGGTCGAACATCTATCGCGCCGCGCAGACGTATGCCCTGGTGTCGCTGGCAACGGTCGCGCTTTCCGGGCTGGTCGGCGCCGTGCTGATCGGCCGTCTGCTCCGACCGATCAAACGGCTCCGCGAGGCGACCGAGCAGGCGAGCCTCGAAGACCTGACCAGGCGGGTCGAGGTACCGGATAGCGGCGACGACGTGGCCCAGCTGGCCGGCCGCTTCAACATGATGCTCGACCGGCTCGAGCTCGGTTTCAAGGAGCAACGCCGCTTCCTTGACGATGCGGGCCATGAGCTGCGCACGCCGCTGACGATTGTCCGCGGCCACCTCGAGGTACTCGCGGTCGATGACCCGGAGGACGTCCGCCAGACCAGGCACCTAGTGCTCGACGAGCTGGATCGGATGCAGAGGCTGGTGCACGACCTGTTGCTTCTCGCCAAGGCTCGGCGGCCCGATTTCATCAAGCCGGGCCCGGTTGACCTCGAACAGCTCGTCGTCGATGTCCACGACCGGGTGCGGCTGCTCGCCCGACGGGACTGGACGTTCGACCAACGCGCCGGCGCGATAATAGTTGCCGATCGGGAGCGGCTCACCCAGGCACTTATTCAGCTGGCAGCGAACGCGGTGAAGTTCACCGGTGCGGGCGACACTATTGCGCTCGGCTCCGCGGTGGACGAGACGGAGGCCACGGTGCGGCTGTGGGTGCGTGATTCCGGTCCAGGGATCGAGGCGGATGACCGGGAACGAATCTTCGAGCGATTCGGTCGCGCGAAGGACGTTGGCCGCGGCGTGGAAGGTTCCGGCCTGGGCCTGTCGATTGTCTCCGCCATCGCCGATGCACACGGCGGGGCGGTGGAGCTGGACTCAGTTCCGGGCCAGGGAGCGACGTTTATCCTGGTGATCCCGATGCATACGCTAGGAAAGCAGAAGTCGTGAAGCGAATCCTGATTGCTGAGGACGAACAGCGAATCTCAATGTTCATGCTGAAGGGCCTCAAGGCGGCTGGCTTCACCCCGACTGTGGTCGACGATGGGATAACGGCGCTCGACTACGCGTCAGGCGCCGATTTCGACCTGATGATTTTGGATGTCGGGTTGCCGCGGCTGGACGGTTTCAGTGTGCTGAGAGAGCTCCGTTCCCGGGGATCCCGGCTACCAGTGGTGATGGTGACGGCAAGGGACTCGATCGATGACACGGTAGCCGGCCTCGAGGGTGGCGCCGACGACTACATTCCTAAGCCGTTCAGGTTCGAGGAATTGCTCGCCCGGGTAAAGCTCCGGCTGAAGGACCAGGGCGGCGCCGGCGCCGACGATGTGCTGCGCTGCGGCGGGCTGGAGCTCGACGTCCGAACCCGGGTAGCCAGAGTAGCCGGCCGGGAGATTGAACTCTCTGGTCGCGAGTTCACTATGGCGGACGCCTTTATGCGCCATCCGGGACAGGTGCTGTCCCGGGAGCAGCTGCTGAGCCGGGTGTGGGGCTACGACTTCGACGGCGGTTCAAACGTGGTCGACGTCTACGTGCGGTACCTGCGGCTCAAGTTGGGAGCCGAACGTTTTGTCACAGTGCGTGGCGCCGGATATCGCCTGGTCGATATCCCGTAGCAGCTCCTGACTGGCTGGATTTGCCGGCCCGCCGTCACGGCAGATGAGAAAGTTCTCATCGCCGTCTCATCTTCACTTCATTTCCCGCTGCGCAGACTTAGTAGTGATTCGGCGTCGTTCGCCTATATCGCGCCGATACCGGCGCGGGCACCAGCTTCAGGAGTGACAATGAGGGTTCTCAAGGTTGTTTTGTTCTCGCACGATTCGGTCGGGCTTGGACATATTCGGCGCAACCTTGCCCTCGCCCACGCGCTGAGCGATTCGCTGCCTGGGCTGCTCGGCGTCCACGTCAGCGGACTGCTGGTCACCGGAGAGGCAGCTGCCACGAAGTTTCCCGCTCCGGCCGGCTGGGACTGGTGCGTCCTGCCCGGTATCAGAAAAAGCAGTGCGGGCTACCGACCGCGGCGGCTCGAAATGGATATGGGCAACTTCACCAGCCTCCGTTCCGACCTGCTCACGGCTGTTCTGCTGGGGTTCTCACCGGATCTTTTCGTGGTCGACCGCCATCCAACCGGCGTGCACGGCGAACTCGAGAACGCGCTAACTGCCCTGCGCACCGAGGTGCCAAACTGCCGAACCGTTCTCGGCCTACGTGAGATCCTGGACTCACCCGGGGCCGTGGCGCCCGAATGGACTGCAGTCGGCGGCCCGGGGCGAATCAAGGAACTGTTCGATCGAATCTGGATCTACGGCGATCCGGCGATCCACAATCCATTTGCAACCGGGGAGGTCCCCGGGGAACTGCAGGGTATGGCCGACTTCACCGGGTACCTCGCGGCCGGACGAGCGCACGTCGCGGGTCCGCCGCTGCTGACCGGCCGCTACGTCATGTCTATGGTCGGCGGTGGCTCTGACGGTCGGGCGCTGGCGGAACTGGCCGCGCAAGCCGAACCACCGCCGGGAGTCGGGCATCTGATAGTGACCGGTCCACAGATGACCGACGAAGACCGCACAGCGGTCGAGGCGCGAGCGGGAGAGCGGGCAACCGTGGTGCAGACGGTGCCCGACATGATCAGCCAGATCAGGCACAGCAAGGCGGTCGTTTCGATGGGTGGCTACAACTCGGTGTGCGAGCTGATGGGCACCAACGTGCCGGCCCTGATCGTGCCGCGGTCTTCGGTCCGGGCCGAGCAACGTCTTCGGGCCGAAGGCCTGGCCGCGGCCGGCCTGGTCGAACACTGCCGGCAGCGGGACCTCAGCCCGGCCCGGCTGACCGAGTGGTTCGCCCGGAACCTGGACAAGCGGGTGCTTCGCGGCGGTCTGCAGCTTTCCGGGCTGCGCGTCGCCGGCGAACTTGCTGCACAGCTACTCGATGGCTCGCCGCCATCGGCACGTGCGTATTCTGCTCGGGAGGTGGCGGAAAGTGCGGCAGTCTGAACGGATCGGCTATGTGCTGAAAATGTACCCGCGCTTCTCCGAGACATTCATCGTCTCCGAGATGCTCGCACGTGAGGCCGCAGGCGAGGAGCTTGAGATCTTCTCGCTGCGGCCACCGGTCGATCCCCGTTTTCATGCCGCGCTGGCCGAGGTACGCGCGCCAGTGACGTACCTTGATCGGCCGAACAAGGCCGAGACATTCTTCCAGTTGGTACGTGACTGCACAGCCGCGGTGCCGGGATTCACGGACATGCTGGCTGCACACCTCGACGAGCTGTTCGCGGCAAGTGCCGATAACGCATTCCAGGCGATCTGCCTTGCCCGGCACGTTCTTGAGCGTGGAATCACCCACCTGCACGCCCACTTCGCCAGCGTGGCGACGAGTGTTACCAGGCTGGCAGCGATGATAGCGGGCGTCCCGTTCTCGTTCACGGCGCACGCCAAGGACCTGTTCCACGAAAGCGTCGACGAAATTGAGCTGCGCACCAAGCTGCGCGCAGCCGACCACGTCGTCACCATCAGTGACTTCAACCTCAGCTATCTGCTCACCCGGTTCGGTGCGGACGCCGCCAAGGTGCGCAGGGTGTACAACGGGCTGCTGCTGGAGCGGTTCCCCTACCGCGAACCCGCAGAATTGCATGAACCGATCCGGATCGTCGCCATCGGCAGGCTCGTGGAGAAGAAGGGTTTCGCCGATTTGGTCCGGGCGGTGAAGAAACTGTCCGGAGCAGGTGTAGGTGTCGAGGCGGTGATCGCCGGCGGTGGCCCGCTGGAAGACGAACTGCGGCAGCAGATCGCCTCCGCAGGACTGTCCGGTCGCATCACGCTGCTCGGTGCACAGCCGCAGCACCGGGTTGCCGAGCTGCTTGGCACCGCTGACGTCTTCGTCGCGCCCTGCGTGCACGGTTCAGATGGCAATGCCGACGGGCTTCCCACGGTGCTGCTCGAGGCGATGGCCAGTGGGGTTCCCTGTGTTGCCACCGGGGTCACCGGCATTCCCGAGGTGATCCGGGATGGGGAGACCGGAATCCTGATCCAGCCCGGTGACGCCGCGGCACTGGCCGATGCGATCGGCAGGATTGCCTCGGGGGAGGCTGATCGATGCCTTTTGACGAAGAACGCCCGAGCCCTGATCGAGCAGGAATTCGACTCGCGCCACCAGGCTAGGCAGCTCGCCAGGCTTCTCGTCGGAGCCGAGGTGCCGACATGCGCGTAGCCTACGTTTGTGTCGATCCCGGCATTCCAGTGTTCGGAGCCAAGGGAGGCTCGGTTCACGTTCAGGAAATCATCCGCGCCTGGCGGAGACGCGGCGCCCAGGTGACCGTGTACTGCACCCGGCGCGGCTCCGCTGTGCCGGCAGACCTCGACGACCTGGACATCGTTGAACTTCCCGTGCGCGCGGAGTCGGCCGGCGACCGGGAGTCGGAGACCGAACGGCGCTCGGTACAGCTTGCCGGGCTGATCGAAGCAGCCGGCACCGATCTCGTCTATGAACGATTCTCTCTGTTCAGCAGGACGCTCGAGCTCACCGTCGGTCGGCTCGGTATCCCGGCGATCCTCGAGGTCAACGCCCCACTGATCGACGAGCAGGCTCGGCATCGGGTCCTCGCCGACCGCGCGGCCGCGGAGCGCTGCCTGCTTGGCGCGGCCCGGGCGGCGAGCGTCGTCGCCTGCGTCTCTGCCGAGGTGCAGAGCTGGCTGCGGGGAGCGGTGCCTGAGGCGTGCACGATCGTGGCCCCGAACGGCGTGAACACCGAGCGGATCACCCCGGCAGTTGGAGGGTGCGCGGCCGGGCTGACCGTCGGCTTCGTCGGCACGCTGAAACCCTGGCACGGCGTGCATCGCCTGCTCGACGCTGCCGCGCTGACTGGTCGTGACTGGAAGCTGTTGATCGTGGGTGACGGGCCGATGGCGGATGATCTCCGCAGCCAGGCGGACACGCTGCGACTGGACGTCGAATTCACCGGCGCCGTCATGCCGGAGGCAATGCCTTCGATGCTTCGCCGCTGCGACGTCGCCGTCGCGCCGTATCCGCCGACTGAAAGCGGGACCGCCCACTACTTCTCTCCGCTGAAGGTTTACGAGTACTTCGCGGCCGGTCTCCCGGTAGTTGCCAGTGCGATCGGACAGTTGCCGAAGGTGATTGAGCACGAGGTCACCGGGCTCCTGGTCGATCCGCGATCGGTGCCCGAACTTGGCCAGGCGATCGCCCGGCTCGATGACGACCCGGGCCTCCGGCGTCGACTGGGAGCGGCCGCCAGGGAAGCCGCGGTGACCAGGCACAACTGGGACCGGGTGCTCGAAGGAATCCTCGCCGCGGCTCGAACTGACCGACGGCCGATAGAGCAGGGGGTGCGATGATGCCGAAGAGCCGGCTCAAGGTCTCGGCGTTACGGCGCACCCTGACCGCAATCAAACCTCACCTATCGGGACAGAAGCTGATGATCGGCGGCGGCCTGGCGGCGCTCTTCGCCGAAGTGCTGTTCCGAATCCTCGAACCCTGGCCGGTCAAGATCGTCGTCGATGCCGTGACGAGGAGCCTCGGCGCCGATCTCGGCGCACCCGGGCCCGCCGCGTCCCTTTCGCTTTTGCTCGCCTGTGGCCTCGCGGTCGTGGCACTGACCGGAGCCCGCG is part of the Saxibacter everestensis genome and harbors:
- a CDS encoding glycosyltransferase family 4 protein, which codes for MRQSERIGYVLKMYPRFSETFIVSEMLAREAAGEELEIFSLRPPVDPRFHAALAEVRAPVTYLDRPNKAETFFQLVRDCTAAVPGFTDMLAAHLDELFAASADNAFQAICLARHVLERGITHLHAHFASVATSVTRLAAMIAGVPFSFTAHAKDLFHESVDEIELRTKLRAADHVVTISDFNLSYLLTRFGADAAKVRRVYNGLLLERFPYREPAELHEPIRIVAIGRLVEKKGFADLVRAVKKLSGAGVGVEAVIAGGGPLEDELRQQIASAGLSGRITLLGAQPQHRVAELLGTADVFVAPCVHGSDGNADGLPTVLLEAMASGVPCVATGVTGIPEVIRDGETGILIQPGDAAALADAIGRIASGEADRCLLTKNARALIEQEFDSRHQARQLARLLVGAEVPTCA
- the glgA gene encoding glycogen synthase, producing MRVDIISKEFPPEVYGGAGVHVAELSAVLAARLDVRVRCFGAERAASNVTAYPDLPQLENANPAVRTLGVDLSMVGDVAGADVVHSHTWYANMAGHLAGLLHDIPHVVSAHSLEPLRPWKAEQLGGGYAVSSWAERSAYEGAAAVIAVSNGMRADILRAYPRLDPEKVHVVYNGIDTDAWRRDEGTELIRPLGIDPARPSVVFVGRITRQKGLPYLLRAAARLPAEVQLVLCAGAPDTPEIAAEVSGLVGELQRKREGVVWIDRVLPRAELCQVLSHATVFVCPSIYEPLGIVNLEAMACGAAVVGTNTGGIPEVVQDGVTGRIVPIDQLTDGTGTPTNPDQYVADLAAALIEMVADPERARKMGLTGLERARQQFSWHSIAEDTIKVYEAALRG
- a CDS encoding DedA family protein, translating into MNLDAVIETLASGPWALPVMFICTVIDGFFPPVPSESLVIGMSTVALGVDPWRLIPIALLGWAAAVAGDNLAYLIGRRCKFHRLRLFAGPRAQRAVATAEKALLRRGTSVILTARFIPIGRVAVNMAAGSLGYQRRRFFIATVISGGLWTAQALFFALVGHVWFGAHSTVAAVVVGIVLAVTVGLIIDAVAQRRSAIDRRAAAVEQSKSAERHDFTPTQ
- a CDS encoding LLM class flavin-dependent oxidoreductase — translated: MRFGIVILPQDRWADAAKKWQRAESLGFDHAWTYDHLSWRSLAGEPWHATVPTLTAAAMVTSTISLGTWVASPNFRHPVTFAKELATLDDIAQGRITLGVGSGGTGFDAHVLGQPDLSPRERHERFTEFVEGLDVLLRHEGVGGPISFEGQWFTAREARMVGEPVQRPRLPFLIAANGPKGLRLVARHGQGWVTTGRSAESLEGWWDGVAELRRRLDDTLDAAGRDPGTIRRCLSLDAAPRYSLDSIEAFRDAYGRADELGFSDIVSHWPRAEGIYAGDERILDDIAADLADRHRQKSELE
- a CDS encoding dicarboxylate/amino acid:cation symporter encodes the protein MTSALKRVTFGWQILIALVLGIGLGLVAQQLPVPEGAESNWLGATLATIGELFVQLLRVIVIPLVVTAIIASITNLKNVTNAARLAGKTLLWFCITALIAVAIGMTIGLVTQPGANTTISQDAAQNPESTGSWSDFLTGLFPVNILGLSADTSLEAPAAGGAPVASTELSFNVLQLVVLALVIGIAALKVGKPAEPFLAFNRSLLAIVSKVLWWVIRLAPIGTVGLLGNAVANYGWEALSPLAVFAVDVYIGCAIVMFVVYPLLAKAHGLSARKWFSGAWPAIQLGFVSRSSVGTLPMTQRVTERNLGVPQGYASFAVPFGATTKMDGCAAIYPALAAIFVAQFFGIQLQISDYLLIAFVSVIGSAATAGLTGAIVMLTLTLSTLGLPLAGVGLLLAVDPILDMMRTATNVAGQTLIPTLVAKQEKILDVDRYNAVRSDNGFVPEAGETIAAEQDGARDLEPSR
- a CDS encoding putative leader peptide → MHLELFPADPLLVRRLHVDLARVASAN
- the glgC gene encoding glucose-1-phosphate adenylyltransferase: MAKTKVLSIVLAGGEGKRLLPLTLDRAKPGVPFAGGYRLIDFVLSNLVNSELRKIVVLTQYKSHSLDRHISETWRFSIQSGSYIASVPAQQRVGKSWFLGSADAIYQSLNLIYDAKPDVVIVAGADHVYRMDFQQMIDEHVASGMDATVAAVRQPLDLSDQFGVIETEVDDPRRIAAFREKPEHTEGLSDSPGEFLASMGNYVFSAKALVDAVRADAENENSAHDMGGDIIPEFVRQGRANVYDFSNNVVPGSSGRDGQYWRDVGTIDSFYDSHMDLISPVPAFNLYNLEWPIYTRQDALPPAKFVHDDQQRPGRATDSIVAQGVVISGGHVDHSVLAPAVSVESMASVTSSVLMDNVSIGEGARVHRAILDKNVVVPPGETVGIDHQLDRARGFTVTDSGLTVVAKNQVVNDDEDDDVVQL
- a CDS encoding response regulator transcription factor, with the protein product MKRILIAEDEQRISMFMLKGLKAAGFTPTVVDDGITALDYASGADFDLMILDVGLPRLDGFSVLRELRSRGSRLPVVMVTARDSIDDTVAGLEGGADDYIPKPFRFEELLARVKLRLKDQGGAGADDVLRCGGLELDVRTRVARVAGREIELSGREFTMADAFMRHPGQVLSREQLLSRVWGYDFDGGSNVVDVYVRYLRLKLGAERFVTVRGAGYRLVDIP
- a CDS encoding glycosyltransferase family protein, which produces MRVLKVVLFSHDSVGLGHIRRNLALAHALSDSLPGLLGVHVSGLLVTGEAAATKFPAPAGWDWCVLPGIRKSSAGYRPRRLEMDMGNFTSLRSDLLTAVLLGFSPDLFVVDRHPTGVHGELENALTALRTEVPNCRTVLGLREILDSPGAVAPEWTAVGGPGRIKELFDRIWIYGDPAIHNPFATGEVPGELQGMADFTGYLAAGRAHVAGPPLLTGRYVMSMVGGGSDGRALAELAAQAEPPPGVGHLIVTGPQMTDEDRTAVEARAGERATVVQTVPDMISQIRHSKAVVSMGGYNSVCELMGTNVPALIVPRSSVRAEQRLRAEGLAAAGLVEHCRQRDLSPARLTEWFARNLDKRVLRGGLQLSGLRVAGELAAQLLDGSPPSARAYSAREVAESAAV
- a CDS encoding sensor histidine kinase, whose product is MPNATISRLRSESRTVRARMLAAMLAFMTAGLIIAGSVSYSLQLAALNERVNSDLLQEIDELRRVSERGVVTNAGVSPHITVDSLLKTAMQSGIPAGYESFVAIIDGKVRYLPAGQHDIDLGDGRIVRAVLDQASPDRIVTTDTRAAGETVRLAIVPATVEGDQAQGYYVIGNAIGAQRSNIYRAAQTYALVSLATVALSGLVGAVLIGRLLRPIKRLREATEQASLEDLTRRVEVPDSGDDVAQLAGRFNMMLDRLELGFKEQRRFLDDAGHELRTPLTIVRGHLEVLAVDDPEDVRQTRHLVLDELDRMQRLVHDLLLLAKARRPDFIKPGPVDLEQLVVDVHDRVRLLARRDWTFDQRAGAIIVADRERLTQALIQLAANAVKFTGAGDTIALGSAVDETEATVRLWVRDSGPGIEADDRERIFERFGRAKDVGRGVEGSGLGLSIVSAIADAHGGAVELDSVPGQGATFILVIPMHTLGKQKS